DNA from Pseudomonas mendocina:
GACGCTCGCCGAGGCGCGCGATGGCTGCGTGCTGATGGGTTGCTGGTCGTCCGAAATCGGCCCGCTTAACCAGATCGCCGTGCTGCGCGGTTTCCGGGACGAGACGGCGCGGCAAGCTGAGCGCGAGCGCTTCCTCCAGGCACCCGATGCCTTCGGTATCGAAGCCTTCATGCTCGACATGAAGGTGGAAAATTACACGCTGTTTCCTTTCCTCGAGCCTCTGGCGCCCGGCCACCACGGGCCGTTCTACGAGCTGCGCGAATACAACCTGATTCCCTCCGGCCTGGCACCGACCATGGCTGGCTGGGAAAAGGCCGTCGGCCCGCGCACCGGCGCCGGCTATTCGGCGGTCTACGCGGCGTTCTTCGCTACCGACGGGCGCACCCCGCGCTACCTGCACATCTGGCCGTACGCCAGCCAGGAGCAGCGCCTGGACGTACGCACTCGCGCGGTGGCGGACGGTGTCTGGCCGCCGGAGAACTCCGGGCCGCAACTGCGCGAAATGCATTCCACCCTCTACCTGCCGGCGGCGTTCTCGCCGCTGCAGTAGGGCAGGACTTTTTTCATGTGTACCTTCAGCCCGTCTCCCTCCTTACGGGCTTTTTTTCTTCCAGCAGCGTCAGTCTTGGAGTGCGTGCGACAGCTCGTTGACCAGCGCCAGGCAATGCTGCAGCGCTGGCGAGGCGTCGCCGACACGGCGGCTGATGATGATCGGCGAGGTGGCTTGCGCCTCCTGCAGCGGCGCGTAGTCGATGTCGACGCGGTGCAGCACCTGTACCGAGGCCGGCACCAGGGTGATGCCGATACCGGCGGCGACCAGGCCGATGGCGGTCTGCAGCTCGTTCGTCCACTGCGCCACACGGATCTGCAGGCCATGCGTGGCGAACAGCGTCAGCACGTGATCAGCGTAGCTCGGGCGCGGGTTGCCCGGATACAGCACGAACGGCTCGCGGGCCAGTTCGGCCAGGCTCACCGGCCCCGGCAGCAGCGGATGCCCGGCGGGCAGGGCGGCCACCAGCGGGTCGAGCCTCAGCACCTGCTGCGAGATGGCTGCATCGTCGATATGGATACGGCCGAAGCCGACGTCGATGCGTCCGGCCTTGAGCGCTTCCACCTGCTGCAGCGTGGTCATTTCCGACAGGCCCAGCTCCAGGCCGGCATCGCTGCGCAGTCGACGGATCAGCTCCGGCAGCACGCCGTAGAGGGTAGACGGGGCGAAGCCGATGCCGAGCCAGGCCTTCTCGCCCGAGCCGATGCGCCGGGTGCTGTCGCAGACCTTGCCCAGTTGCTCGAGCAGGGCGCTGGAGTGTTCGTGAAAGAAGCGCCCGGCTTCGGTCAGGCGCAACGGCCGGCCGCGTTCGAGCAGGGCTACGCCAAGTT
Protein-coding regions in this window:
- a CDS encoding LysR family transcriptional regulator, producing MELRHLRYFQALAETLNFTRAAERLHIAQPPLSRQIQQLEEELGVALLERGRPLRLTEAGRFFHEHSSALLEQLGKVCDSTRRIGSGEKAWLGIGFAPSTLYGVLPELIRRLRSDAGLELGLSEMTTLQQVEALKAGRIDVGFGRIHIDDAAISQQVLRLDPLVAALPAGHPLLPGPVSLAELAREPFVLYPGNPRPSYADHVLTLFATHGLQIRVAQWTNELQTAIGLVAAGIGITLVPASVQVLHRVDIDYAPLQEAQATSPIIISRRVGDASPALQHCLALVNELSHALQD
- a CDS encoding NIPSNAP family protein, with amino-acid sequence MRLYELITFTLRVRTPAEALKHLRETLAEARDGCVLMGCWSSEIGPLNQIAVLRGFRDETARQAERERFLQAPDAFGIEAFMLDMKVENYTLFPFLEPLAPGHHGPFYELREYNLIPSGLAPTMAGWEKAVGPRTGAGYSAVYAAFFATDGRTPRYLHIWPYASQEQRLDVRTRAVADGVWPPENSGPQLREMHSTLYLPAAFSPLQ